Proteins from a single region of Candidatus Binatia bacterium:
- a CDS encoding WYL domain-containing protein yields the protein MSSAEGESRVVLLVRLLNAIDQGRHSFESLKDRIAEEGKRPSTRSLRRYLSILTNAGFPLYFDRAANVYRFSEGYSLKRLDLNAGELFGLVALRSLGASIGGTIGASIDEVAEKLVDSAGRTARARVEAASPVAFRLSETRLDERGERAFALLSSAERASRSVRFSYLDKEGKASTRTVDPYGFVISAGRVYCVAHDQTRRGMRTFAVDSVSDPSVLAQTFVRPTDFSIEQYAAASISGVLHADETTEVRVVFAPRVAKAAIAARVVAEREVAQRDDGTVEIAYRVADVDELVRWVLGWGAQAEIVAPPAARTRIAALAKEITAKYA from the coding sequence GTGAGCTCGGCGGAAGGAGAGTCGAGGGTCGTTCTGCTCGTGCGATTGCTCAACGCAATCGATCAGGGGCGGCACTCCTTCGAGAGCCTCAAGGACCGCATCGCCGAAGAGGGCAAACGCCCGAGCACGCGCAGCCTGCGCCGCTACCTCTCGATCCTGACCAACGCGGGCTTCCCACTCTACTTCGACCGCGCCGCGAACGTCTATCGCTTCTCCGAAGGCTACAGTCTCAAGCGTCTCGATCTCAACGCGGGCGAGCTCTTCGGGCTCGTCGCCCTGCGCTCGCTCGGCGCGAGCATCGGCGGGACGATCGGCGCCTCGATCGACGAGGTCGCCGAGAAACTCGTCGACAGCGCCGGGCGCACCGCCCGCGCGCGCGTCGAAGCCGCCTCTCCGGTCGCGTTCCGGCTCTCGGAGACCAGGCTCGACGAGCGCGGAGAGCGCGCCTTCGCCCTTCTCTCGTCGGCCGAGCGCGCCTCGCGCAGCGTGCGGTTCTCCTACCTAGATAAGGAAGGCAAAGCCAGCACGCGCACCGTGGACCCGTACGGCTTCGTCATCAGCGCCGGGCGCGTTTACTGCGTCGCCCACGACCAGACGCGGCGCGGGATGCGCACGTTCGCCGTGGATAGCGTCAGCGATCCCAGCGTGCTCGCCCAGACCTTCGTCCGCCCCACCGACTTCAGCATCGAGCAGTACGCCGCCGCGTCGATCAGCGGCGTGCTGCACGCCGACGAGACGACCGAGGTGCGCGTCGTCTTCGCTCCGCGCGTCGCCAAGGCTGCGATCGCGGCGCGCGTCGTCGCCGAGCGCGAGGTGGCGCAGCGCGACGACGGAACGGTCGAGATCGCGTACCGCGTCGCCGACGTGGACGAACTCGTGCGCTGGGTCCTCGGCTGGGGCGCGCAAGCGGAAATCGTCGCGCCGCCGGCAGCCCGCACGCGCATCGCCGCTTTAGCCAAAGAGATCACCGCTAAGTACGCGTAA
- a CDS encoding ATP-dependent Clp protease ATP-binding subunit, which produces MWEPFTERARRSIVLAQEEAQRLGNNYIGTEHILLGIISEGESLAAKVLESLGVNLSKVRQEVEAIVGRGGQTVQQEMVFTPRAKRVIELAFEEARQLNHNYIGTEHLLLGLIREGEGVAARVLTNLGVDPAKVRVQTTSLLGAEGQPATPKGKSKTPTLDAYGRDLTQLARDNKLDPVIGRNTEIERVIQILSRRTKNNPALIGEPGVGKTAIAEGLAQRVIKGDIPEPLRDRRVITLDLAGLVAGTKYRGEFEERMKRVMDEIRGAAGEIILFIDELHTLVGAGAAEGAIDASNIIKPALARGELQCIGATTLNEFRKHIEKDSALERRFQPVMVGEPTVAETIEILKGLRDRYEAHHKVQITDDALASAAKLSDRYITDRFLPDKAVDLIDEASSRVRLQATLPPPAIREADAELRKLLAEKEAVVKSQEFDKAATIRDREEKLRLEKANLEQEWRDRKAQTDRILRVTAENVAEIVAAWTKIPVSRLAQAETEKLLKMGELLHQRVVGQEEAINVLTRAIRRSRAGLKNPSRPIGSFIFLGPTGVGKTEVARSVAAFLFDDEESMIRIDMSEYMEKYSVSRLVGAPPGYVGYEEGGQLTEAVRRRPYSVVLLDEIEKAHPDVFNLLLQVLEDGRLTDSQGRQVDFKNSVIIMTSNVGATGMTTTTDIGFRPQKLSAEDEVKQYERMKNRVLEEVKQTFRPEFLNRVDEVIVFHQLTREQIEEIVTLELEKVIREVRAQEMELKITDAAKVLLARKGWDPQFGARPLRRAIQRMVEDELAEEMLKGAFGSGDHILADVDPEDPEKLKYAKIPSVEPPAAPSPEPAVT; this is translated from the coding sequence ATGTGGGAGCCCTTCACCGAGCGAGCGCGGCGCAGCATCGTGCTGGCTCAGGAAGAGGCGCAGCGCCTCGGAAACAACTATATCGGAACCGAGCACATCCTCCTCGGCATCATCTCCGAGGGCGAGAGCCTGGCTGCGAAAGTCCTGGAGTCGCTCGGCGTCAACCTCTCGAAGGTTCGCCAAGAGGTCGAGGCGATCGTCGGACGCGGCGGTCAGACCGTGCAGCAGGAGATGGTCTTCACCCCGCGCGCGAAGCGCGTGATCGAGCTCGCATTCGAAGAGGCGCGCCAGCTCAACCACAACTACATCGGGACCGAGCACTTGCTTCTCGGCTTGATCCGCGAGGGCGAGGGCGTCGCCGCCCGCGTTCTAACCAATCTCGGCGTCGATCCCGCAAAGGTTCGCGTTCAGACGACGTCGTTGCTCGGCGCCGAAGGTCAGCCGGCGACCCCGAAGGGGAAGAGCAAGACGCCGACGCTCGATGCCTACGGCCGCGATCTGACCCAGTTGGCGCGCGACAACAAGCTCGACCCGGTTATCGGACGCAATACCGAGATCGAGCGCGTCATACAGATTCTCTCGCGCCGGACCAAGAACAATCCGGCGCTCATCGGTGAGCCAGGGGTCGGCAAGACCGCGATCGCCGAAGGGCTGGCGCAGCGCGTCATCAAGGGCGACATCCCCGAGCCGCTGCGCGACCGTCGCGTCATCACGCTCGATCTCGCCGGACTCGTCGCCGGCACGAAGTACCGCGGCGAGTTCGAAGAGCGGATGAAGCGCGTCATGGACGAGATCCGCGGCGCGGCCGGCGAGATCATCCTCTTCATCGACGAGCTGCATACGCTCGTCGGCGCCGGCGCAGCCGAGGGCGCGATCGATGCGAGCAACATCATCAAGCCCGCGCTCGCGCGCGGCGAGCTGCAGTGCATCGGCGCCACGACCCTCAACGAGTTTCGCAAGCACATCGAGAAGGACTCGGCACTCGAACGCCGCTTCCAGCCGGTGATGGTCGGCGAGCCGACCGTCGCGGAGACGATCGAGATTCTCAAGGGCTTGCGCGATCGCTACGAGGCGCACCATAAGGTGCAGATCACCGACGACGCGCTGGCATCGGCCGCCAAGCTCAGCGACCGCTACATCACCGATCGCTTCCTGCCCGACAAGGCGGTCGATCTCATCGACGAGGCGAGTTCGCGCGTTCGCCTTCAGGCGACGTTGCCGCCTCCCGCGATTCGCGAGGCCGACGCCGAGTTGCGCAAGCTCCTCGCCGAGAAAGAGGCCGTCGTCAAGAGCCAAGAGTTCGACAAGGCGGCAACGATCCGCGACCGCGAGGAGAAACTGCGCCTCGAGAAGGCAAACCTCGAGCAAGAGTGGCGCGACCGCAAGGCGCAAACCGATAGGATTCTGCGCGTGACCGCTGAGAACGTCGCCGAGATCGTCGCCGCGTGGACGAAGATTCCCGTCAGTCGCCTGGCGCAAGCCGAGACCGAGAAGCTGTTGAAAATGGGCGAGTTGCTCCATCAGCGCGTGGTCGGTCAGGAAGAGGCGATCAACGTGCTCACGCGAGCGATTCGCCGCTCTCGAGCCGGGCTCAAGAACCCGAGCCGCCCGATCGGTTCGTTCATCTTCCTCGGGCCGACCGGCGTCGGGAAGACCGAAGTCGCGCGCAGCGTCGCCGCATTCCTCTTCGACGACGAAGAGTCCATGATTCGGATCGACATGTCGGAGTATATGGAGAAGTACTCGGTGAGCAGGCTCGTTGGAGCGCCTCCCGGATACGTCGGCTACGAAGAGGGCGGCCAACTGACCGAGGCGGTGCGCCGCCGTCCGTACTCGGTCGTGTTGCTCGACGAGATCGAGAAGGCGCATCCGGACGTCTTCAACCTGCTGCTCCAGGTGCTCGAAGACGGGCGCCTGACCGATTCTCAGGGCCGGCAGGTCGACTTCAAGAACTCCGTCATCATCATGACGAGCAACGTCGGAGCGACCGGCATGACGACGACGACAGACATCGGTTTCCGGCCGCAGAAACTATCGGCGGAGGACGAAGTCAAGCAGTACGAGCGGATGAAGAACCGCGTGCTCGAGGAAGTGAAACAGACCTTCCGTCCGGAGTTCCTCAATCGCGTCGACGAGGTCATCGTCTTCCACCAGTTGACGCGCGAGCAGATCGAAGAGATCGTCACGCTCGAACTGGAGAAGGTCATTCGCGAGGTCCGGGCCCAGGAGATGGAACTGAAGATCACCGATGCCGCGAAAGTGCTGCTCGCGCGCAAGGGATGGGACCCGCAGTTCGGCGCGCGTCCGCTGCGCCGCGCGATTCAACGCATGGTCGAGGACGAACTTGCCGAGGAGATGCTCAAGGGGGCCTTCGGTTCGGGCGATCACATTCTCGCCGACGTGGATCCGGAGGATCCCGAGAAACTGAAGTACGCAAAGATTCCGTCGGTCGAACCGCCCGCGGCGCCTTCGCCCGAACCAGCCGTGACCTAA
- a CDS encoding metal-sulfur cluster assembly factor: protein MPTVEQVREALVEVKDPELNLGILELGLVYDIATEGENGENVNVTMTLTSPMCPVGPLFRKSVVDRVLAIDGVKSANVEITFMPPWDPATMASDDVKAMLGIW, encoded by the coding sequence ATGCCGACCGTCGAACAAGTCCGCGAAGCGCTCGTCGAAGTCAAAGACCCCGAGCTGAATCTGGGCATCCTCGAGCTGGGCTTGGTCTACGATATCGCGACCGAGGGCGAGAACGGCGAGAACGTCAACGTAACGATGACGCTGACGTCGCCGATGTGTCCGGTCGGGCCGCTCTTCAGGAAATCGGTCGTGGATCGCGTCCTCGCGATCGACGGCGTGAAGAGCGCCAACGTCGAGATCACCTTCATGCCGCCGTGGGACCCCGCGACGATGGCCTCCGACGACGTCAAAGCAATGCTCGGTATCTGGTGA